The Siniperca chuatsi isolate FFG_IHB_CAS linkage group LG9, ASM2008510v1, whole genome shotgun sequence genome includes a region encoding these proteins:
- the LOC122881093 gene encoding zinc finger protein 850-like isoform X1, with amino-acid sequence MILKVQLAFVPCTEQLHNEVLFPVCCGRNVAGPAPQPRLTGLEEPGPPSEGAEHEEMKGVEVEAEQRGEDCQQLPDEGEGARPDIETPEEPASKPSSRQSKRRHRCSVCDREFSRPSRLADHMVTHSGEKPHSCSVCGKRFTKKINVVVHQRVHTGEKPYSCPDCGVSYAQLGCLRRHRLRHAAEKPHNCSVCGRGFIQRRHLVQHERTHTGERPFSCPLCPKRFASRTGLTDHQKSHAEENLYSCSFCEKGFSTPSSFRDHVRLHTGQKPHPCSLCCKSFNRPGLLRKHLQKHAEGKDAVKAEGAASKEETLHRCFLCRKDFSTAEKLQQHERLHQRTLQFACDVCGRGFARASRLREHVRSHTGERPFQCDVCKKRFSMHRVFRKHQQIHSRERRSRSPPDEKPGEPPGDAGTAAVSAGSGLDGLRVENRNEEEEAVRSLADGGVKKLHGCSVCGKSYTRPSRLKEHVKIHATEKLHRCSVCGKAFTTATSLRAHEKTHMANKPHPCSICPKSFLRPCLLRKHMRIHIRDGLIADPADKEFWFNMKTEEEEEEEEEGLNEQDSEDLSTSTESFIAESTPLPGNHGDQDSREENEEGDISGLINSDGEEEDWRPALIEQDGRSEIQADGSDGKRKHRCPVCGRDCFKASALQKHLRIHSGERPFQCPTCRKSFTQQVHMTEHQRIHTGEKPYTCTDCGKSFTFSSALRRHQRLHTDARPYQCSVCQKTFKQQSSLKSHQLTHSGVRYQCPLCSKSFSRALELTYHVDVHSDTRPYFCDICKKNLSGARIFRNHMKKHESPNSPLSLVPRAGPKDTETNA; translated from the exons ATGATCCTTAAGGTTCAGTTAGCGTTTGTCCCGTGCACAGAGCAGCTCCACAACGAAGTGCTTTTCCCGGTTTGCTGTGGGAGGAACGTGGCCGGCCCTGCGCCTCAGCCTCGCCTCAC AGGCCTCGAGGAGCCCGGTCCGCCTTCAGAGGGGGCAGAGCATGAGGAGATGAAAGGAGTGGAAGTGGAAGCAGAACAAAGAGGAGAGGACTGTCAGCAGCTTCCCGATGAAG GAGAGGGGGCTCGCCCCGATATCGAGACACCAGAGGAACCTGCGTCAAAACCAAGCAGCCGCCAGTCAAAACGCCGCCACCGCTGTTCGGTGTGCGACAGGGAATTTTCTCGTCCGTCTCGGCTGGCGGACCACATGGTCACGCACTCTGGCGAGAAACCGCACAGCTGCTCAGTGTGCGGGAAGCGCTTCACGAAGAAGATAAACGTGGTGGTGCACCAGAGGGTTCACACCGGTGAGAAGCCGTACTCCTGCCCAGACTGTGGGGTCAGCTATGCCCAGCTGGGCTGCCTGCGGAGGCACCGGCTCCGACACGCCGCCGAGAAGCCCCACAACTGCTCGGTGTGCGGCCGCGGCTTCATTCAGCGGCGCCATCTCGTACAACACGAACGGACGCACACCGGAGAGAGGCCGTTCTCCTGCCCGCTGTGCCCCAAACGCTTCGCCTCCAGGACGGGCCTCACCGATCACCAGAAAAGCCACGCAGAGGAGAACCTGTACTCCTGCTCATTCTGCGAGAAGGGCTTCTCCACGCCGTCGTCCTTCAGGGATCACGTGAGGCTCCACACGGGACAGAAGCCCCACCCCTGCTCGCTGTGCTGCAAGAGCTTCAACCGGCCGGGCCTGCTGAGGAAACACCTGCAGAAACACGCAGAGGGCAAAGATGCGGTCAAAGCTGAAGGTGCAGCTAGCAAG GAGGAAACGCTTCACCGCTGCTTCCTGTGCCGCAAAGATTTCTCCACCGCcgagaagctgcagcagcacgAGCGGCTCCACCAGAGGACGCTGCAGTTCGCGTGCGACGTCTGCGGCCGAGGTTTCGCCAGAGCGTCCCGGCTGAGGGAGCACGTGAGGTCTCACACCGGAGAGAGGCCGTTCCAGTGCGACGTCTGCAAGAAACGATTCTCCATGCACAGAGTGTTCAGGAAGCACCAGCAGATCCACAGCAGGGAGCGACGCAGCCGCTCGCCACCAGACGAG AAACCCGGCGAGCCGCCCGGTGACGCCGGCACGGCGGCGGTCTCTGCAGGGAGCGGTCTGGACGGGCTGCGGGTCGAGAACAGAAACGAGGAAGAGGAAGCGGTGCGTTCACTGGCCG ACGGGGGCGTGAAGAAGCTCCACGGCTGCTCCGTCTGTGGGAAGAGCTACACGAGGCCGTCCAGACTCAAAGAGCACGTCAAGATCCACGCGACGGAGAAGCTGCACCGCTGCTCGGTGTGCGGGAAGGCGTTCACCACCGCGACCAGCCTGAGAGCCCACGAGAAGACGCACATGGCCAACAAACCTCACCCCTGCAGCATCTGCCCCAAGAGCTTCCTGAGACCCTGCCTGCTCCGCAAACACATGAGGATCCACATCAGGGACGGACTCATCGCCGATCCCGCTGACAAG GAGTTCTGGTTCAACATGaagacggaggaggaggaggaggaggaggaggaaggtctGAACGAGCAG GACTCAGAAGACCTTTCTACCTCCACTGAGTCCTTCATCGCCGAGTCCACACCTCTACCTGGTAACCATGGTGACCAGGACAGCCGAGAAGAAAACGAGGAGGGAGACATCAGCGGTTTGATAAACTCCgacggagaggaagaggacTGGAGGCCGGCGCTTATCG AACAAGATGGCCGCTCCGAGATCCAGGCAGACGGCAGCGACGGGAAGAGGAAGCACCGCTGTCCCGTTTGTGGTCGAGACTGTTTCAAGGCGTCGGCGCTGCAGAAACACCTGAGGATCCACTCGGGCGAGCGTCCGTTTCAGTGCCCCACCTGCAGGAAGAGCTTCACCCAGCAGGTCCACATGACGGAGCACCAGAGGATCCACACCGGGGAGAAGCCCTACACCTGCACCGACTGCGGCAAGAGCTTCACCTTCTCCAGCGCCCTGCGCCGACACCAGCGGCTGCACACCGACGCCCGGCCGTACCAGTGCTCCGTCTGCCAGAAGACCTTCAAACAGCAGAGCTCGCTCAAGAGCCACCAGCTGACGCACTCGGGAGTCCGCTACCAGTGTCCGCTCTGCAGCAAGAGCTTCAGCCGCGCCCTCGAGCTCACCTACCACGTGGACGTGCACTCCGACACCCGGCCGTACTTCTGCGACATCTGCAAGAAGAACCTGAGCGGAGCCAGGATCTTCCGCAACCACATGAAGAAACACGAGTCGCCAAACTCGCCGCTGTCGCTGGTGCCGCGAGCCGGACCGAAAGACACGGAGACGAACGCCTGA
- the LOC122881093 gene encoding zinc finger protein 2 homolog isoform X3: protein MVTHSGEKPHSCSVCGKRFTKKINVVVHQRVHTGEKPYSCPDCGVSYAQLGCLRRHRLRHAAEKPHNCSVCGRGFIQRRHLVQHERTHTGERPFSCPLCPKRFASRTGLTDHQKSHAEENLYSCSFCEKGFSTPSSFRDHVRLHTGQKPHPCSLCCKSFNRPGLLRKHLQKHAEGKDAVKAEGAASKEETLHRCFLCRKDFSTAEKLQQHERLHQRTLQFACDVCGRGFARASRLREHVRSHTGERPFQCDVCKKRFSMHRVFRKHQQIHSRERRSRSPPDEKPGEPPGDAGTAAVSAGSGLDGLRVENRNEEEEAVRSLADGGVKKLHGCSVCGKSYTRPSRLKEHVKIHATEKLHRCSVCGKAFTTATSLRAHEKTHMANKPHPCSICPKSFLRPCLLRKHMRIHIRDGLIADPADKEFWFNMKTEEEEEEEEEGLNEQDSEDLSTSTESFIAESTPLPGNHGDQDSREENEEGDISGLINSDGEEEDWRPALIEQDGRSEIQADGSDGKRKHRCPVCGRDCFKASALQKHLRIHSGERPFQCPTCRKSFTQQVHMTEHQRIHTGEKPYTCTDCGKSFTFSSALRRHQRLHTDARPYQCSVCQKTFKQQSSLKSHQLTHSGVRYQCPLCSKSFSRALELTYHVDVHSDTRPYFCDICKKNLSGARIFRNHMKKHESPNSPLSLVPRAGPKDTETNA from the exons ATGGTCACGCACTCTGGCGAGAAACCGCACAGCTGCTCAGTGTGCGGGAAGCGCTTCACGAAGAAGATAAACGTGGTGGTGCACCAGAGGGTTCACACCGGTGAGAAGCCGTACTCCTGCCCAGACTGTGGGGTCAGCTATGCCCAGCTGGGCTGCCTGCGGAGGCACCGGCTCCGACACGCCGCCGAGAAGCCCCACAACTGCTCGGTGTGCGGCCGCGGCTTCATTCAGCGGCGCCATCTCGTACAACACGAACGGACGCACACCGGAGAGAGGCCGTTCTCCTGCCCGCTGTGCCCCAAACGCTTCGCCTCCAGGACGGGCCTCACCGATCACCAGAAAAGCCACGCAGAGGAGAACCTGTACTCCTGCTCATTCTGCGAGAAGGGCTTCTCCACGCCGTCGTCCTTCAGGGATCACGTGAGGCTCCACACGGGACAGAAGCCCCACCCCTGCTCGCTGTGCTGCAAGAGCTTCAACCGGCCGGGCCTGCTGAGGAAACACCTGCAGAAACACGCAGAGGGCAAAGATGCGGTCAAAGCTGAAGGTGCAGCTAGCAAG GAGGAAACGCTTCACCGCTGCTTCCTGTGCCGCAAAGATTTCTCCACCGCcgagaagctgcagcagcacgAGCGGCTCCACCAGAGGACGCTGCAGTTCGCGTGCGACGTCTGCGGCCGAGGTTTCGCCAGAGCGTCCCGGCTGAGGGAGCACGTGAGGTCTCACACCGGAGAGAGGCCGTTCCAGTGCGACGTCTGCAAGAAACGATTCTCCATGCACAGAGTGTTCAGGAAGCACCAGCAGATCCACAGCAGGGAGCGACGCAGCCGCTCGCCACCAGACGAG AAACCCGGCGAGCCGCCCGGTGACGCCGGCACGGCGGCGGTCTCTGCAGGGAGCGGTCTGGACGGGCTGCGGGTCGAGAACAGAAACGAGGAAGAGGAAGCGGTGCGTTCACTGGCCG ACGGGGGCGTGAAGAAGCTCCACGGCTGCTCCGTCTGTGGGAAGAGCTACACGAGGCCGTCCAGACTCAAAGAGCACGTCAAGATCCACGCGACGGAGAAGCTGCACCGCTGCTCGGTGTGCGGGAAGGCGTTCACCACCGCGACCAGCCTGAGAGCCCACGAGAAGACGCACATGGCCAACAAACCTCACCCCTGCAGCATCTGCCCCAAGAGCTTCCTGAGACCCTGCCTGCTCCGCAAACACATGAGGATCCACATCAGGGACGGACTCATCGCCGATCCCGCTGACAAG GAGTTCTGGTTCAACATGaagacggaggaggaggaggaggaggaggaggaaggtctGAACGAGCAG GACTCAGAAGACCTTTCTACCTCCACTGAGTCCTTCATCGCCGAGTCCACACCTCTACCTGGTAACCATGGTGACCAGGACAGCCGAGAAGAAAACGAGGAGGGAGACATCAGCGGTTTGATAAACTCCgacggagaggaagaggacTGGAGGCCGGCGCTTATCG AACAAGATGGCCGCTCCGAGATCCAGGCAGACGGCAGCGACGGGAAGAGGAAGCACCGCTGTCCCGTTTGTGGTCGAGACTGTTTCAAGGCGTCGGCGCTGCAGAAACACCTGAGGATCCACTCGGGCGAGCGTCCGTTTCAGTGCCCCACCTGCAGGAAGAGCTTCACCCAGCAGGTCCACATGACGGAGCACCAGAGGATCCACACCGGGGAGAAGCCCTACACCTGCACCGACTGCGGCAAGAGCTTCACCTTCTCCAGCGCCCTGCGCCGACACCAGCGGCTGCACACCGACGCCCGGCCGTACCAGTGCTCCGTCTGCCAGAAGACCTTCAAACAGCAGAGCTCGCTCAAGAGCCACCAGCTGACGCACTCGGGAGTCCGCTACCAGTGTCCGCTCTGCAGCAAGAGCTTCAGCCGCGCCCTCGAGCTCACCTACCACGTGGACGTGCACTCCGACACCCGGCCGTACTTCTGCGACATCTGCAAGAAGAACCTGAGCGGAGCCAGGATCTTCCGCAACCACATGAAGAAACACGAGTCGCCAAACTCGCCGCTGTCGCTGGTGCCGCGAGCCGGACCGAAAGACACGGAGACGAACGCCTGA
- the zgc:153896 gene encoding ectonucleotide pyrophosphatase/phosphodiesterase family member 7: MKMKLELFLLVTAVVRAAGKPPSKAAERKKLLLISFDGFRWDYDQDVDTPNLDRLVEDGVKAKYITPPMLTMTSPSHFTTITGRWVEDHEVVHNMMFNGKTNLKVPHKQTLSRSEWWDNGVLPLWITAQNQGLKTASFHYPGGGANYSGQAVNRALVEESGHPDDNETEWRQNIDKVISWFSDEDFHLVTLYYGEPDNVGHAKGPDHPDRKKIIQQIDRTIGYLREAISRNHLTDSLNVIITSDHGMTTVKKRPQVDEIILNKYLNLLKLTSFEILDYGGFGILTPRPGMEQKVFDALSNAPNLTVYKKNELPESFHLAKSERLPPIVIIADLGFNLNSRLIVYVNKGDHGFHNGEMDMKTIFRAFGPDFKKNFLSEPFDSIHIYPLMCKLLQIEPAPHNGSLTVTENLLQHSGGSQRARLSVALLLSMPLFMFTVL; the protein is encoded by the exons atgaagatgaagctgGAGCTCTTCCTGCTCGTCACGGCGGTGGTGCGCGCTGCCGGCAAGCCGCCGAGCAAGGCAGCGGAGAGGAAGAAGCTGCTGCTCATCTCGTTCGACGGCTTCAGGTGGGACTACGACCAGGACGTGGACACGCCGAACCTGGACCGGCTGGTAGAGGACGGAGTCAAGGCCAAATACATCACCCCCCCGATGCTGACCATGACCTCCCCGTCCCACTTCACCACCATCACCG GCAGGTGGGTGGAGGATCACGAAGTCGTCCACAACATGATGTTTAACGGCAAGACGAACCTAAAagttcctcacaaacagactcTGAGCAGATCAGAGTGGTGGGACAACGGAGTTCTGCCGTTATGGATCACAGCTCAGAACCAG GGTCTGAAAACTGCGTCCTTCCACTACCCGGGAGGTGGAGCCAACTACAGCGGCCAGGCTGTCAACCGAGCTCTGGTGGAGGAGTCTGGCCACCCGGACGACAATGAGACAGAGTGGCGTCAGAACATCGACAAGGTGATCAGCTGGTTCTCCGACGAAGACTTCCACCTGGTGACGCTGTACTACGGCGAGCCAGACAACGTGGGCCACGCCAAGGGGCCGGACCACCCGGACAGGAAGAAGATCATCCAGCAGATTGACCGCACCATCGGTTACCTGAGGGAGGCCATCAGTCGCAATCACCTGACCGACAGCCTGAACGTCATCATCACCTCCGACCACGGCATGACCACTGTGAAGAAGCGACCGCAGGTGGACGAGATCATCCTCAACAAATACCTGAACTTACTCAAGCTCACCAGCTTTGAGATCCTCGACTACGGCGGGTTCGGCATCCTGACGCCGCGGCCGGGGATGGAGCAGAAGGTATTCGACGCTCTGTCCAACGCGCCCAATCTGACGGTCTACAAGAAAAACGAGCTTCCTGAGAGCTTCCATCTCGCCAAAAGTGAGCGGTTGCCTCCCATAGTCATCATCGCAGATCTGGGATTCAACCTGAACTCT AGATTAATCGTCTACGTCAACAAAGGCGATCACGGCTTCCATAACGGAGAGATGGACATGAAGACCATCTTCAGGGCCTTCGGACCAGACTTCAAGAAGAACTTCCTGTCCGAGCCATTCGACAGCATCCACATCTACCCGCTGATGTGTAAACTGCTGCAGATCGAACCGGCGCCGCACAACGGGTCGCTGACTGTAACCGAGAACCTGCTGCAGCACAGCG gtgGATCACAGAGAGCTCGACTGTCTGTCGCTCTGCTGCTGTCGATGCCGCTCTTCATGTTCACTGTGCTGTAA
- the mrps12 gene encoding 28S ribosomal protein S12, mitochondrial-like → MSSLWSLRPVLTSLFQASQHASAWTGPILSRTMATLNQMHRQGKPKPPPKSVGATFGRPQLKAVILKTMIRKPKKPNSANRKCARVRLSNGKEAVVFIPGEGHNLQEHNVVLVEGGRTQDLPGVKLKVVRGKYDCAHVVKKKQ, encoded by the exons ATGTCTTCGTTGTGGAGCCTGAGACCAGTGCTGACATCACTGTTTCAAG CATCCCAGCATGCCTCTGCCTGGACAGGTCCCATCCTCTCCAGGACGATGGCCACCCTCAACCAGATGCACCGCCAGGGGAAGCCCAAACCGCCTCCTAAATCTGTCGGCGCCACGTTCGGCCGTCCCCAGCTGAAGGCGGTGATACTGAAGACCATGATCCGAAAGCCCAAGAAGCCCAACTCTGCGAACAGGAAGTGCGCTCGGGTGCGGCTGTCCAACGGGAAGGAGGCGGTGGTGTTCATCCCCGGGGAGGGGCACAACCTGCAGGAGCACAACGTGGTGCTGGTGGAGGGCGGGAGGACGCAGGACCTGCCCGGGGTCAAACTCAAAGTGGTCAGAGGCAAATATGACTGTGCTCACGTGGTGAAGAAGAAGCAGTAG
- the LOC122881093 gene encoding zinc finger protein 850-like isoform X2, producing MKGVEVEAEQRGEDCQQLPDEGEGARPDIETPEEPASKPSSRQSKRRHRCSVCDREFSRPSRLADHMVTHSGEKPHSCSVCGKRFTKKINVVVHQRVHTGEKPYSCPDCGVSYAQLGCLRRHRLRHAAEKPHNCSVCGRGFIQRRHLVQHERTHTGERPFSCPLCPKRFASRTGLTDHQKSHAEENLYSCSFCEKGFSTPSSFRDHVRLHTGQKPHPCSLCCKSFNRPGLLRKHLQKHAEGKDAVKAEGAASKEETLHRCFLCRKDFSTAEKLQQHERLHQRTLQFACDVCGRGFARASRLREHVRSHTGERPFQCDVCKKRFSMHRVFRKHQQIHSRERRSRSPPDEKPGEPPGDAGTAAVSAGSGLDGLRVENRNEEEEAVRSLADGGVKKLHGCSVCGKSYTRPSRLKEHVKIHATEKLHRCSVCGKAFTTATSLRAHEKTHMANKPHPCSICPKSFLRPCLLRKHMRIHIRDGLIADPADKEFWFNMKTEEEEEEEEEGLNEQDSEDLSTSTESFIAESTPLPGNHGDQDSREENEEGDISGLINSDGEEEDWRPALIEQDGRSEIQADGSDGKRKHRCPVCGRDCFKASALQKHLRIHSGERPFQCPTCRKSFTQQVHMTEHQRIHTGEKPYTCTDCGKSFTFSSALRRHQRLHTDARPYQCSVCQKTFKQQSSLKSHQLTHSGVRYQCPLCSKSFSRALELTYHVDVHSDTRPYFCDICKKNLSGARIFRNHMKKHESPNSPLSLVPRAGPKDTETNA from the exons ATGAAAGGAGTGGAAGTGGAAGCAGAACAAAGAGGAGAGGACTGTCAGCAGCTTCCCGATGAAG GAGAGGGGGCTCGCCCCGATATCGAGACACCAGAGGAACCTGCGTCAAAACCAAGCAGCCGCCAGTCAAAACGCCGCCACCGCTGTTCGGTGTGCGACAGGGAATTTTCTCGTCCGTCTCGGCTGGCGGACCACATGGTCACGCACTCTGGCGAGAAACCGCACAGCTGCTCAGTGTGCGGGAAGCGCTTCACGAAGAAGATAAACGTGGTGGTGCACCAGAGGGTTCACACCGGTGAGAAGCCGTACTCCTGCCCAGACTGTGGGGTCAGCTATGCCCAGCTGGGCTGCCTGCGGAGGCACCGGCTCCGACACGCCGCCGAGAAGCCCCACAACTGCTCGGTGTGCGGCCGCGGCTTCATTCAGCGGCGCCATCTCGTACAACACGAACGGACGCACACCGGAGAGAGGCCGTTCTCCTGCCCGCTGTGCCCCAAACGCTTCGCCTCCAGGACGGGCCTCACCGATCACCAGAAAAGCCACGCAGAGGAGAACCTGTACTCCTGCTCATTCTGCGAGAAGGGCTTCTCCACGCCGTCGTCCTTCAGGGATCACGTGAGGCTCCACACGGGACAGAAGCCCCACCCCTGCTCGCTGTGCTGCAAGAGCTTCAACCGGCCGGGCCTGCTGAGGAAACACCTGCAGAAACACGCAGAGGGCAAAGATGCGGTCAAAGCTGAAGGTGCAGCTAGCAAG GAGGAAACGCTTCACCGCTGCTTCCTGTGCCGCAAAGATTTCTCCACCGCcgagaagctgcagcagcacgAGCGGCTCCACCAGAGGACGCTGCAGTTCGCGTGCGACGTCTGCGGCCGAGGTTTCGCCAGAGCGTCCCGGCTGAGGGAGCACGTGAGGTCTCACACCGGAGAGAGGCCGTTCCAGTGCGACGTCTGCAAGAAACGATTCTCCATGCACAGAGTGTTCAGGAAGCACCAGCAGATCCACAGCAGGGAGCGACGCAGCCGCTCGCCACCAGACGAG AAACCCGGCGAGCCGCCCGGTGACGCCGGCACGGCGGCGGTCTCTGCAGGGAGCGGTCTGGACGGGCTGCGGGTCGAGAACAGAAACGAGGAAGAGGAAGCGGTGCGTTCACTGGCCG ACGGGGGCGTGAAGAAGCTCCACGGCTGCTCCGTCTGTGGGAAGAGCTACACGAGGCCGTCCAGACTCAAAGAGCACGTCAAGATCCACGCGACGGAGAAGCTGCACCGCTGCTCGGTGTGCGGGAAGGCGTTCACCACCGCGACCAGCCTGAGAGCCCACGAGAAGACGCACATGGCCAACAAACCTCACCCCTGCAGCATCTGCCCCAAGAGCTTCCTGAGACCCTGCCTGCTCCGCAAACACATGAGGATCCACATCAGGGACGGACTCATCGCCGATCCCGCTGACAAG GAGTTCTGGTTCAACATGaagacggaggaggaggaggaggaggaggaggaaggtctGAACGAGCAG GACTCAGAAGACCTTTCTACCTCCACTGAGTCCTTCATCGCCGAGTCCACACCTCTACCTGGTAACCATGGTGACCAGGACAGCCGAGAAGAAAACGAGGAGGGAGACATCAGCGGTTTGATAAACTCCgacggagaggaagaggacTGGAGGCCGGCGCTTATCG AACAAGATGGCCGCTCCGAGATCCAGGCAGACGGCAGCGACGGGAAGAGGAAGCACCGCTGTCCCGTTTGTGGTCGAGACTGTTTCAAGGCGTCGGCGCTGCAGAAACACCTGAGGATCCACTCGGGCGAGCGTCCGTTTCAGTGCCCCACCTGCAGGAAGAGCTTCACCCAGCAGGTCCACATGACGGAGCACCAGAGGATCCACACCGGGGAGAAGCCCTACACCTGCACCGACTGCGGCAAGAGCTTCACCTTCTCCAGCGCCCTGCGCCGACACCAGCGGCTGCACACCGACGCCCGGCCGTACCAGTGCTCCGTCTGCCAGAAGACCTTCAAACAGCAGAGCTCGCTCAAGAGCCACCAGCTGACGCACTCGGGAGTCCGCTACCAGTGTCCGCTCTGCAGCAAGAGCTTCAGCCGCGCCCTCGAGCTCACCTACCACGTGGACGTGCACTCCGACACCCGGCCGTACTTCTGCGACATCTGCAAGAAGAACCTGAGCGGAGCCAGGATCTTCCGCAACCACATGAAGAAACACGAGTCGCCAAACTCGCCGCTGTCGCTGGTGCCGCGAGCCGGACCGAAAGACACGGAGACGAACGCCTGA